DNA from Castor canadensis chromosome 3, mCasCan1.hap1v2, whole genome shotgun sequence:
acttaacacttgagccactccaccagccctttttctgtgtgtttttttttttccaagattgggtctcataaactatttgcgtgggctggcttcaatgagcgatccccctgatctctacctttggaatagctagaattacaggcatgagccatcagtgccctgCTGAAAAAGACATACTTAAGATTTCCTTTGCTACTGAGTTTACAAAAGCTCTGGTGTAAATGTCTACGGGCCGATCAATATATTGAGTCTTATATTGCATAATGCCTACagagacatagctataaataagCCTAcagatcaacaaaagaaaaagattctagACCTCTATATGTTGACTTACATAGCCTTGCAAACACTTTGTTCAGCACTACCTTCCTTTTGACACTGAATACTAAGATCAATTTTATGGATCCTTAAAACATGTAAGTTTTGAGATAGTGGTGGGGCAGGGATACGTGCTCTGAAGAAAAGTTAGTCTGCTTAcagatttacttaaaaatatagtACAGCATATTTTAAGGGCTAAGAAAATGACACAGAAAAGAGCTCAGTGAGTGCATTCTTTCCTGCGAGCATGAACACTGGTGGTAAGGGAGTTTGGGTGATGAGTCCTTAAGTGCAATGATCCATTTCAACATCTAAGCTGTTCTGGAACAGTCTCAGGATTACAGACAAATCACTCTGGATTACTTTTAAAAGGTAAACACAAATACATATCATGATTATACAAAGTTTACACACTTACAAAcaagactaaaataaaatatgtaagaaaatatagTTCTGATATCTAAAAAAGTGTCACAGTATTCCAAAGTCATTAAGACGTATGATTTGACCCAACAATTATCCTTGCAGGAATTCATCTAAGAAGGTAAACACATTCTAAGAGATAGTGCTTTAGAGTACCTGCTTTCTAGTGACGTATGCAGGTGCATGTAAACACAAATGCACACCCCCAAATTGAATTATTCAACAATCTCATCTTTAAAAAGAGGCATGGCCTACTAAGTCctaggccaagttcaaacccaagtacctcaaaaataaataaataaagcataaagTCTATATAGTAAATGATGATTTAGTTAGATCAGAGCCAAGGACACATTATTTAAAGAAATTCACTTACCAACAGGACTGGAGAAAATAAAGCACAGAGGATATGAAACTCTTCCATCATCATGTTGATATTTATAACTATACACAATGAAAGTTTTTCTCAAGTTAAAGAAACTGAAGTTCTTGCTCTGAGACAGGTCATTCACCAATACCCAGGGAGCCAGTGAGTAGTAAATTGATACCTTATGCACTTAGGCCATGACTTCATTATTATCTTTCCACAAAATTATAAATGGGACCCAAAGGTAAGTTACAAAATCATGTaatctctgaaaaagaaaatttactaaAGTATAGACTTGATATGGTTtgttctcaatttttatttttaataaagagaaTTATTCTTAGTCATCCCACTAAGACATCAACTTTTCAATCAATTTTCTTAGCCTAAAATATAATGCATACTTTCATTTGATCGTGATAATAATgtaggacattaaaaaaaatatgtatcttttcAAAGTTTAATCAGTTCATGACTAAAATGCTAATCACAAATGCAAACAAATCTTTCTAAAGCACTAAGAAAAGGATATCGAGGTTGCCGTTCAGGTAGCTCATCTTTAAGTTCATCCGGAGAAATGCCCTAGTACCACAGAGAAAGCAACTTTAAAGCACACACCAATAGCGTTATCTCCTAAAAGCTGTAATTCTACTAATAGCTACGATTTCATTATTACctgccacaaaataaaattacttccATTTATTAACTAAACATGGGGCTTAAAGACACAGTATTCTTTCTATGCTTATGCTCCAATTATCAGGAAATACTGCATGAAATAAGCCAACACCTCGGAGTAATCATcagatttcagaaataaaaaagttaatttatttCCACTCTAGTTACTTAATAACTAAATACTCAAGTTGTAggattttagttttaaattactCTCCAAGCAATTTAGAAGTTATAAAGTTGACTCACTTTTTACTGGGCATCAAGCCCTAACTTCTACCACTTATTAAACTGGATCTCATTAATGCTTTTAGAAGGTAGTTAAATTAGTAAGAATTTAGTATAAAATAATTCGTCCACGCTTTTCATGCATAACGAGTATGTATTTAAAGAAGGTTCAGAACTCATTTTAGAAGTACATGTAACTAACACAGCATCTTTTGAACAATAATTGCTTAACAACAAAAACTGTTTTTAGCTCATTAAACAAACCTCAAGTTCCTCATCCAGTACCACCAGGCGTTTATCCTTGTCAATTTtcactaaaatgaaaataaaatgagtaaaatgaTGATTCTAACGTGATCTTGGATCTACCCCACCCAAACAGTCTCAGACCTTTTGGAGGGCATCTAAAATTAAAACATCAAGAAACACAGCATAAAACTCATTTGCAGTTTTAGTTAATGGTCTATCAGCTTTGCTTTTGAAGCAGTTACCATTTAAGCCTTTATCCAAAATTCCCAGCACCTAGTTTGCTTATTTAGAACTTTCTGTCAACTCCAGTCATGAAGAACTTTGAAACTCAAAAAAGCAGCTTCctagaagaaaagcaaaggtcTGAAAGGGTGACTATGATTGAGATGTATCCATGTGAAACATGGTTATAACTGCAAGGGAAAAGTGGACCAGGGGCCAGGACAGAGAAACCTCGAGATTTCCAGCTTCTCCAAAGTTAGGATTTCATGGCGCAGTACCATTATTCTGAGAAACTGAATTACCAAATAGCATTGATAGCTGCGTTCAAATATATCTAGCATAAATCAAAGCCAAGTCAAAGTAAGCATAGGTAATCTAAGACTTTATTCTTTTCCAGTAGTCTGAAAAGTTGGCCATGTTTTAGTTTTGCACAAATCTTGTAGTACATCCTATAAAATATAAGATGATCTCAAACAGCTGTTGTGGTAAGATGGCACTAGCATGCATTTCCACTTTTAAGAACCGCATTATGTTCATAATGGAGTCAGAACTCATGACAAGGTGCATCACCTCTGCTTAATTCACAAACTAATGCAGCTGTTCAGCACAGTCTGCAGTTTTACATTTCACCTCCTCACTATTCCTTCACCATTAAAAATCATCACCCACATACTGAATATTATCTATGAAAACAAGGATATCTGCATAGTATCAGATACTATGGCCCACAGTGGGAGAGGCAAAATGCAAatcattctttctattttcagAAGGCAGAAACATTTAAAAGCACTCTCCATGAAAGTAGAATTTCAGTATAGAATTTTAATAAGACGCAAAGTCAGTCTGGACCCCAAGGTTGAACTTTACCATTTTCGGTATGGACAAAGGTTTCTGTTTGAGGCCGAATACCCAATCTGTTTTAGTCTCCCAAGAAGGATGGAGTTGGACTGGTCACTACAAATGGGAATCCTCCTTCCCCAAGcaaacaaaatgatcatttttccAGGGTTGTGTAGGCAGATGAGAGAACTACTGGGGGCAGGGGGTGAGACATTCCAAATCTGTTTCCTGACATTACAAACAGttgctgattaatttttaaaggtaGTATGGGGGGAATGTAATAGGTAAAAGCAATGTTACTTTCTAAAGGCTCAGTTTATTCAGTGTAGCTGtaagataaaaacaaactaaaccttTGAGACAATCATTTTCAGCTTACTTATAATGGCAgcattgtttgtttctttgcgGAAACGGAACTTTCTCAGCTTTTCCACCAAATCTTCAGCAACATCACAAACCACCAAAGACTCACTCTATGatagaaggagaaaaaacataaaatgccaTGACTTCAATATATATCTACATGTTAAAAGAACTTTCGAATCTACTAATCTTTGGGTCCAATACTGTTTAACCATAAATGTTTGTTCAGGACTGGAAGCAtaattcaagtggcagagcaccagcTTTGTAagcgcgaagccctgagttcaaacttcagtcccaccaaaaataattataaaaaaaagagtttgttCATATTTTCGTAAGGTATACTTTTTCCCTTTGgctaaaaaatgtttcaaaagtcAAGAACATAAAAATGGGCATTTCATCAGAATTGAAAAGGCAAGGAGGAAAATGGGAAAAGTCAAGGATCACCATCTGCTGTTAGATAGGGCAAGCATAATATTTTTACACTGTgcagaaagaacaggaaaaatcatcttttttgtttggaCTTCACAattatgggaaaaaaattaaaataaccaaagcataaaaAGCAAACCATAAGACTAAAGATGAACAACATCTTATATCTTAAGTGAGTATGGAAATTAGAGCTATTAAGAATgtacaaaagcaaaacaaggtGAAACAAATCCAAAGGCTAaaagaactatttaaaaattatgaagaaatatGAGAAGCTTCCCCAAAAATCTAGCAAGGAAATATTCAAATGCATTATTCCTTTAGTAGTGCAATGCATAACTGCACACAAAAGAATGGAAGTATTTGAGGTTTTTCACTTGTGTTTGAGAAggggggtcttactatgttgcccaggatggccttgaacttgtgacccttctgcctcagtctccccagaagctgggattatagacatgaaccactgcacttagctattttctgtttttagtatGTAAAACTCCAAACACATATAAAAGTAGAGAACAgaacagtgagaccctatgtaTTAATCACTCATATATTAATCACTATGTATTAATCACTTCAACTATTTTCAACCATATTTCCTCCAACACTCCAGCAATACCTCCACAGTCAAGGCCAGAAGTCAGTTCACATGGAAACAGTTCAGTATGTAGCATTTGAAAGACAGAATATGGTATGAAAAACATCATCCCACCTTACTCCACCTTACAAAACTGAAAATTCTAGTCTCCAATATACGAAGTGTTCTAATTCCCTCATTGTTTTAGTATTTTTAGCGTTGGTTTGGTTGAGTCAAGTTCCAAACAAGGTCCATATACTTTGATATCTTTTCCTACAGAGGCTCCACGTCTGAGACCAATGCTAAATACAAATCTCATTACAACCAAAAGCATTAAGATTTccaattttaagttaaaataaaaatttaataaaagccCATTTGCTTGATCCTGTATTAGGAAAAAGACAGCATATACTAAAGTAGTAAACGGCTATCAATTTTAACTGTCTTTTAAATTCACAACACTGGTAATATGTAAGGTGTGACAGACACCACAGGATATGCTATTATATAATCCAAAAGTTCAGCCCATCAAAAGGCATCCGATAAGTTACACCCCTGGAGGAGTTATgtatttccattcttttaaaCTCCCGGTTAATAATTGTTCTATTTCTCAAGGAAGATAATGAAGTTAGAAAACTAGAATTTCCACTCTGTCTTTGAAGAAAAGTAGAATACATTAGCAGAACTAATAAATGCTTTAGATTTTTGTTTAGGCAAAGATCAATTTGTCATGAAAGTCTTATCTTCCTTCCTGCTCTGATAATCTGAGCTGCATGTATAAGCTTGACATCCTAGGATCAGAAACCAAGTGAAAAGTATGCTGGGTATGTGGCTCAGTTAGGCTCACTTGCTgtcaaggccctgggcttgataACTCATTTTTGCATTCTCACCTTTTCCAATACCACAGTAAGGCCATAAAATTCCTTCCTACAAGGAAGGAATCAGGCTCAGTCAACACTTGCACTTGCTCACACTTAGTAGAACCATTTAAGAATGAGTATAATGCCATAAAAACAACTTTATGTGGTAAGTGTTACTTGAGATAGCTGAGATAAAGTATTCATTTATTGGTTTGTCTACACAATGAATATTTAATGAGTGCcagcactgtgctaagtgctaGAAATTCagtcatacaaaaataaataagtaaaacatatGGCCCCTGGCCTCGTGTAGCCTACATAGACCCTTTTGTCTAGTTGAGATCAGATGCACATCAAAAGGATCAGGAAAAATATGAAACTGCAGCTGTGGTAAGGGATAGAAAGGAGAGATACACAATGTTTTGAGAACTTATGACCTGTGAAGAACAGCATGGGCACTGAGACTTCTCTGTAAAAGGCACATGAAGGACTGCACAAAGCCCTTTTGATTAAAGTAACTACAGCACATCCAAGATAATGAAGGACACTGTGATTTGCACCCAGACAACTAACAGGAGGAACATGTCTGAAGCAGAAGAGGTGGCTCATAGTAAGTATTTTGGTTTATATACCATGGGCAAAACGAAACCACTAGAGTATTTTAAATAGGGTGAGGAAGGAAAACATGGtcatatttgcattttgaaagGATCATATTTGCTGTGGTGTACAGGAAAAAGGCAGAGCACCAGGATGAACACAGCAAGACTAGTTAATGGCCAAAACCAGTggataaaagatgaaaagaacctTAGAGAAGTTGATGATGAGCATAAAGAGAAGTGAATAATGCTAAAAACAATGTATTAAACACCATGAGAGAAACACTGTGCTGTCCTTTACATGAATTTGTCATACTCAAATAATCCCATGAATACTATCACTATTCCCATTTTGCAAGAAAGTAAGGCTTAGACAGATGAAGTATCTTCCCAAATTATGCAGCCAGCTGAGCCAGGATTCCGTCCATGCAGTGTAAGTTCTGACACACTCTCTTAACCACTACATAGGAGTTAGTGACAGACTGGACATGGGGGAAGTGGAAAAAGAGGGTTATGAAGATAACACCTAGGCTTCTGGTTGTGAATGGCACAACCTTACACTGAGCTAGCAACACTGAATGAACACCAGATGAGGGGACACACTGGGGTGGCTTTGAGGCATCCAAGTGGTGAAAAGCTTACCAGGATGTTAACTAAAGACTGGAATATAAAATTTGGACTAGGTCTCAGAAGCAAGGTCTGAGATACAAATCCACAAGCCATCTGAACATAGGTGGTAACCGAAGCCATGAAAAAGAGAGAATacagaatagaaaaatgaaggatTAGGATGGCGCATAGGACTCCTATGTGCACTGTCCAGGTAAAGGAGAATAGTATGCATGGGAAACTGATAGATCAGAAGTTGGAGGAAAACCAGGAGTTCTGTATCCCAGAGGCCAAGAAGGAAGCAGGAGGGAAGAGAAtgcttcaaaaaggaaaagagtgtCAACACCCTGGAATGCAGCTGAAAGGTCAGAAATGATGAAAACTGAAAAGAGTTCGTTTGATTCTGTGACCATGACTAGATCTACTCGATGGAAGTGGGGTGCAGAGTGAGTGGGAGTTCAGGGACAAAGCAGTATTTTCTGTTGTCATTTCCAACGAAACCCGATCATATTTAAAAACCCATCGAGAAGAGTCCAGAAGATCCCTGATGGCAAATGATTTAATTCTCCACTTTATTTTTCAAGCTCGGGAGCCACTGTATAGAAGAGAAGCCATAGCCCGAGATCCAGCAAAGAGTAAGTCTTTGACAGTTACTTGAAGGCCAAACGCCAAAGCCTTGGGGTTAAAGGTTCCAACTGTACTAACTCAAAGAGTGCATGGGTAAGGAGAAATCTCTCCTAGgaaaggtgggggaaggggaagacagAAGGAAGCTTAGGAGAGACCGAGAGAGAGAGCAATCAGAATTCGAGTCCTCTAGGCAGAACATCCTCGGGGCACGCCGGCCCCTCAAGCCAGGCCCTGGATGGCCGTCGCAGGGAAACCGGCGTTTGGGGGAGTCCCACTGCCCCCCTACTTTAGCTCAGAAGCTGGAGCCCTCCATCCAGAGGGGCTAGGGGAAGACGaccccacccctaccccactccaccccaccccaccctagcAGTGGCCGCACTGAGAGAGTGGACCCCGGGCGGGGATGGTGGATGCTGCCCTTAGACGCGTCGGAGGCCAACTTTCTAAGTAGAAACGGCCGCCGACGCACCCCGGATGCTGcctgccactgtggaaaacaggaaAGCCCGGCTGGCTGGCCCAGCCCTCCGGCCCCCGCCCTCCCCTCGGCAACTCACCATTTTCCTTCCGGCCGTCAGCACCCGATGTCTCCTCTAGGGCTCCTTTAAGAATGGCACGGCAGCCGCCTCCCTTCCTGCCCGGGCGCCAGGCTTAATCGCCCCCTCCTACAACGCGGCCGCGCGGGCGGGCACGTGACCGCGTACGGCAGGCGGCGCGGGTCAAAATTAGCCGCACCGCGAACGCGCGCCCCTCCTCCCTGCGCGCTCTCGGGCGGATGCTCCACCTTGCTGCAGGTGAGCGACCATCCCGAGACGCGCCACTGCTCAGCAGCTTCAAACTTTCTCCAAGCTTTGAAAGCAGTTTCGTCGTGGCAAAATTGAGTCCATGATTTTAGTGGTAAATGTGTGTGTTGATCAGAGTTTACCTTTCCAATTTAATCTCCCTCAGACCTAGGCATGCCTCCCTTCTTCCACTTTTCCAGAACTCCGCCTCTGATCCCCACCGCCTTCCAGGACTTGgttaatacatttctttttccagTAGTGTTGATTAAGCATCAAATGATTAGTTCTCTCATGCATGGGCCACTGCCTaactgcactttgaaaacaactgCCATTTTCTACCCTAATTGTGATATTATTTACATGGCCTCTATTCGTCAGTTAAAAATCCATAGAACTCACACCAAACTTGGTGAATTTTACtgtatgtaaattaaaaatttccaaagtgtaaaaaaaaaaaaaaccaaaaacgtAGACTGGAGAGTAGAGGTAGAAGCAAAGAAATTATTTCGGAGCATATTGTGGCAATCAAAGGGAAGACTGGCTTGCACCAAGGTGGAAACAGGGATCTAGTGAGGAGTGCCCAGGGCCAATCACATTTTCTCTGCCAAGTTTTCTCAACCTCAGCAATATTGACATTTGAGGTCCCATAATTCTATGTGGTGAGTCGATGTGTTGTGCATTGTGCCCATGTTTGGCAACATTCCAGGTCTCTACTCACTAGAGGCCAGTACAACTCCTCTCACCAGTTTCAACCAGTGAAAAATGACTCAGACATTGCCAAAGGTTAAAGTGGGGGGGAAGATCACCCCCAAATGTGAATCACTCTTTTAGATGAATGTCTTAAGCTTTGGGCCACagatcaagtgttagagcacttgcctagcaagggctcATTAAGTTGGCTCAGACTTTAGATAGACTCCTACCATTTAGTGTATAGACAACAAAAGCCCAACATCTTTTTTATATCATTCAGTCACACTGCAGGAAATAAATGTTAttggaaaaagaaatgtattgACCAAGTCCTGGAAGGTGGAAGATGGTGATCAGAAGTGGtacaaagatcttaatgtaagacctgaaccTTTGGAACTACtacagggaaaacacttgaagacgTAGGCAATAGCAATTACCTgctaaataggactccaattgccatGGTATaaaagcaagaactgacaaatgagattgtatcaaattaaacagcttctgcacatcaaaggaaacaatttctagaatcaagagacaatgCACAGAAGGGTAGAAAATCCTTGCAAGCTATTCATTGGACAAAAccttaatatccagaatatataaagaactcaaaaactgggagagggtgggggcagggggcagagtggagaaatgacccaaacaatgtatgcacatgtggataaatgaattttaaaaatcttaaaaatcaaaagaacaaataatctaattaataaatgggtaaaaGAACTgccagttctcaaaagaagtacaaatggctaataaatacatgaagaaatgtttgacatcttcagtcataaaggaaatgtaaatcaaaatgacacagaTTCCATtttaccccagttagaatggctgacatcaagaaaacaagtacaaatgctggtgaggatgtaggaaaAGGGagcccttatatactgttggtgggaatataaattagtctaGCCACTATGAAATCAATATGaaagttcctcaagaaactaacaTTAGAGTTATTGGATGATCCTGTGATACCACTCATGGGCATatttccaaaggaatgtaaatcaacacaCAGGAGAGATACCTGTACGCCCATGTTTACGGGAGCATTATGTAtcatagccaagctgtggaaccAGCCTATGATTGGATAGAGAAAACGTGGCACATATAGACAATGAAgtgttattcagccatgaagaagaatgaaattatgacatttgcacAAAAATTCATTGAACTGGAAATCATGTTACATGAGATAAGCTAAGCTAAGCTCAGAAAGACATCGCATGTTTTTATATgagaaatatagacctaataattACATGACATAATTGTAAAACAGGGACTGTTTGTTAGAGGACAAccagtgggtggggaggggggaaagaaGAGGGTGCATGAATATTACAGAAGTTCTGCATATAAATCCATACATATGTCTATACATGAAAATAGCATGATGAAACCACCCAAAGCTGTTAAAAAGAAGGGGGAGGACAGAAGGAGGGTTAAGaaagtaatatagatggggtgaatttctGAAGTCTCGTTGCAAATATCATAATGAACCCTCTTTGTAtcatttatgctaataaattaaattagaaaaacatttcATAATCCAGACACTTTTAACAGTAAAAGTGGAAGAGAGGTTTTGAATTTGATGATATACCTGCTTTGATATGGTCCTGGTGCAATGATGTTCAGCTACAGAGATGACCTAATGCACTGTCCTCGAATCTAAGATAACTGCTAATTCCCAATAGCTGACATGTGACCTGTAGGAGAATCTACATATTCATTCATTCCCCCAGTAAATAAAATTGGAGATGGTGAAAAATCTTGTGAGCCAGCAGATCTAAGAAGCCATATTTGTGAGAGTTTCAGAACCACAGGTAAGTGGCTGAAGTCCTGGACCTCAGCAGTTGGTGCTGACCTACTGTCGGAGAAGGCCTAGCTAAATCTTCATCTTAGTGAGGACCTGGGATTGTCCTGGAGGGTTGAAGTCTGATTTCACCTTCCCCCCACTATAAGATATCATGAACATTTTGTGCAATTAGCTATCATCTTAGCTAGAATcaagagaagggggaggagagacTAAAAATTTTCTTGAAAGAGACCAGATTTATAAAAGGGACAATTAAACTCAAAATACATTCTTTCATTAAAGAAAGATGTCTTCTACATTTATCTTTAATTGATAAATGTAAGCTCCTGCTGTcctctcttttcccccttctGTTCAATAGAGTGGGACTTCAAGAACAAAACTAGTTCAGTTGTGGATAATAAAGCAGAGCCATTCTTCCTGCTAATCTGAGAGTCATATTTTTTTACCCTAATATAGATACTTAGTGCTGCCAAGTAATCTCATGGAGAAGaacttcttttattcatttgttaccTCCAATAATGTGACAACCAGACATAAGCTAGGTGCTTGTGGCACAAATACCAATTAGGTGTCCTTCCTTTGCTACCTAAGCAGGTTGGGTAGACTAGTGAGCAGGTGCTCACAGTAGGGACAGAAGGACTCCCATACAAAAACATACTAGGTACTTTGAAAGATGCAACTCCCTAAAGGTTAGGAAGCATCTAGGAAGGCTTTCCTAAatgctcttcctcctctcctgtccctTTAAATGGTAAGCCTCTCTCCATCAAATCTCATGTCAGTTACCTGTTCTATATTCCTCCATTTCCTTATTATAAGCTCTCGGAGttctatgtactttttttttttttttctttggtgatactggggtttgaacccatcctcacttaagctatgcccccagcccttttttgctttagttatttttttgtataagGTCTCGATTTTTGCCTTCGTGGACCGTAAGTGGCAATCCTCTCACCTACAAATCGCTTGTGGTAGACACTCCTAGTCGTGTTTTTATTGTGCCTATTTGTAAGTCTTCTAGATTAAACAAGAACAGGTGTGAAGTTATTTCACTTTGTGGACCCTAAGATGCGGGCTCTCCTCTATGCAAATTAGCTTAGGGTCTAATACGCAGGGTTTCAGGATTGAGAAACGGTGCACGTGGATTTCGGAAAATACCTTTCTTGGGCATCTGAAAATCTGCATTCGCATAAATTCAATCAGCGTTCGCACCAATTTCTATTCACAATTTGCCGGCAGAACAGCGATGACCATTGGTCCACACTGGCGTAGATGGGTCTGGTAGGCCACCAATCCAGTAAGTCGGGGGCGGTGCGAGGCCATCTACGCAGCCAATAGCTCGGGGTGGGAACAGGAGAGGCGTGGCTCGCCCTGCTGGCGACGTCGTGATTGGCCCGCCGGCTCCCACAGCCGGTGAGCCTGCAGGGACTTTAAGCTGCCGGAAACCTAGGCGAATACGGACCTACAAAGTTTGTCTGCTCCGGGGCACCGTAGTGGCTTTTCCCTGGGCCGGGGGGCTGGGCTCggtggggctgggctgggcagggCTGCTGGAGC
Protein-coding regions in this window:
- the Gmfb gene encoding glia maturation factor beta; this encodes MSESLVVCDVAEDLVEKLRKFRFRKETNNAAIIMKIDKDKRLVVLDEELEGISPDELKDELPERQPRFIVYSYKYQHDDGRVSYPLCFIFSSPVGCKPEQQMMYAGSKNKLVQTAELTKVFEIRNTEDLTEEWLREKLGFFH